DNA sequence from the Tenacibaculum mesophilum genome:
ACCAACATTTCCAAGATAGATAAAAATGAATGCTGGATTTCCAATACATCAGTCCCTATTCTAGCCATGGTGTCACCTTTTCTTTTTTCAGAAAAATAGGAGATAGGTAATTCTATAGTCTTTCTATATAAATCATTTCGAATATCTTTTAAAACACCATTTCTTAAAAAAGTAATGAAATACATAGCTAAGTAGTTAAAAATATTCTTAAAAAAGAACGTAGTTATAACTAAACCTACAACAACCATTAACGTTTTTGATTTATCGTCACCAGCAATTTCATATACATAATAAGAAACATTAGCCTTAAAATAGTCGATTATTTTTGTAACACTTTCAAAAACTGGTTTTTCAGTTACTTTAATAGTATTTGGTTTAAAGATAACCTCTAACATAGGCATTAATACCAAGAAAGAAAGTGTAGAAAAAAGAGCATATAAGATATTAAATAATACATTTAAATAGCCATACTTTTTATATGGAATAGCATATTTAATAATCTTTTTAAAGTAGTCCATTATAGGTTTAATTTTTTTATAATTCGTTGTATTTTGGTGTCTAGCTCTTCTTCTACTGCCTTAGCATTGGAAATATCATTTAATTTACTATTAACGCTAAAGTAGAATTTAATCTTTGGTTCAGTACCACTTGGGCGAGCGGCAATTTTAGTTCCGTCTTGGGTTTGATAGATTAATACATTTGATTTAGGAATATCAATTACAGTTTCTTCACCAGTTAGTAAGTTTTTTCTTATTGAAGATTGATAATCATACAAATATTCAACTTTAGTACCATCTATTTCAGTTAATGGATTGTTGCGTAAATCAATCATCATTTGTTTGATTTGTTGCGCACCGTCCATTCCTTTTTTCACTAAAGAAATCAAATGTTCTTTGTATAAATGATGACGTGTGTATAAGTTTAATAATTCTTTATAAAAAGAACTATTATTAGCTTTTGCATTAGCTGCAATTTCACAAGCAAGTAGGGCAGAGGTAACTGCATCTTTATCGCGAACAAAGTCACCTACCATATAGCCAAAACTCTCTTCGCCACCACCAATAAAATTAAGATCTGGGTGATCTTTGATCATTTTAGCAATCCATTTGAAACCTGTTAAACCAACTTTAGTTTCAACTCCATAAGAATCGGCGATTTCATTGACCAAATTAGTAGAAACTATCGTAGATCCTACGAATTGCTTTCCGTTTAGTTTTCCTTGTTTTTTCCAATCGTTGATTAAGAAATCGGTCATCATACTCATGGTTTGATTTCCGTTTAACAAGGTCATGTTTCCATCTATATCTCTTACTGCTATTCCAATTCTATCTGAATCTGGATCAGTTCCTAAAACAATATCGGCGTCAATTTTATTAGCTAAATCTACGGCCATTTTAAGAGCTGCTGGTTCTTCAGGATTTGGAGATTCAACCGTAGAAAAATCACCATCAGGAATGGCTTGTTCTTCAACAATATGAACCTGTGTATATCCCGCACGTTTTAAAACTTCAGGAATTAATTTGATTGAAGTTCCGTGTAATGAAGTAAATACAATTTTTAAATCTTCACGTCCTTTTATATCAAAAGTACCATTGGCTAAGGAAGCTTTCCAAAAAGCTTCATCTATTTCACTTCCTATAGAAGTAATTAATTCTTCTTTCGTATTGAAATTGATTTCAGAAAAAGCTAACGAATTTACTTCATTAATGATTTCTGTATCTTGTGGAGGTACTATTTGTCCGCCATCATTCCAATATACTTTATATCCGTTATATTCTGGTGGGTTATGAGAAGCTGTTAAAACAATTCCAGCATCACACCCTAAGTAATTTACAGCGAAAGACAATTCTGGAGTTGGACGCATATCTTCAAATAAAAATACTTGAATGTTATTTGCTGATAATACATCGGCAACCACCTTTGCTAACCATTCACTATCATGACGGCAATCATAACCGATAGCTACTTTTAACGCTTTATTAGGGTATGTTTTATGTAAGTAATTACTTAACCCTTGGGTAGCCTTTCCTAAGGTATATTTATTAATTCGGTTAGTACCTGCACCTACAACTCCACGCATTCCACCCGTTCCGAATTCTAGGTTTTTATAAAAGCGATCAGCTAAATCCTCAGCACTAGAGCTGATTAATTGCTGAATTTCTTGTTGTGTTTCTGAATCAAAAGTGTCAGAAAGCCATTGTTTAGCGTTGTTTAAAATCTCTTTCATGTGTAAAATTTAAAAACATACAAAGATACGGGTTTAAAAGTTCAGTTTTTCTTTGATTGTATAATGTTTTTGTTGCGGATTACTCTTAATAATCAGCTCGCCTAAAAAGCCTGCTAAAAATAAAAGTGTACCTAAAACCATAGAGGTTAAGGCAATATAAAACCAAGGGTTACTGGTAACAAGTATTGTTTTGGTACCTGTAGAGAGATGGTAAATTTTCATCGCTCCAATATAAAAGGCTGAAAGGAAACCAAATATGAACATTAACGTTCCCCACAAGCCAAAAAAGTGCATAGGACGTTTTCCAAATTTAGATAAAAATGAAATGGTTATTAAGTCTAAAAATCCATTTACAAAGCGATCCATACCAAATTTTGTCTCTCCATATTTTCTAGCTTGATGCTGTACTATCTTTTCATCAATACGGTTGAATCCTTCATTTTTAGCTAGCACAGGAATGTATCTGTGCATTTCACCACTTACTTTTACAGCTTTCACTACTTCATTTTTATAAGCTTTTAGTCCGCAGTTAAAATCATGTAATTTTAACCCTGATGTTTTACGTGCTGCCCAATTGAATAGCTTAGATGGAATATTTTTAGTGACTACATTGTCATAGCGTTTTCTCTTCCATCCAGAAATTAAATCAAAATTATCTTCAGTGATTAAACGGTATAGTTCAGGAATTTCATCCGGACTGTCTTGTAAATCGGCATCCATGGTAATTACAACGCGCCCTTGTACTAAGCTAAAACCAGCGTCTAAGGCTTGGGATTTCCCATAATTCTTCTGGAATTGTAAGCCTTTTACTTCTTGGTGTTGTTGCGATAACTCATGTATTATTTTCCAAGAATTATCAGTACTACCATCGTCAATAAAGATAAGTTCATATAAAAATTGATTGGATTGCATAACTTTTGCAATCCAATCATATAATTCTGGTAAAGATTCTTCTTCGTTAAGAAGTGGTATTACTACCGATATATCCATATATTTTATTCGATGTTAAAAAAAGGTAAAGTTACGAAGTATTACTTTTATGTAAAACTTTTACTACTTTAAACTATTTTTAATATTGATCTTCTTCTGTTTTTTTCATGATAGCTCCTCCGATGGCAGATACTACAAAGCCAAGAAAAATATAAAATAAAAACCCTAAAGCATCTCCAATAAGAGTTCCTTGAAATTTAGATTGCATAGCTAATTGAGTATCAACTTGCTCGTCTGTTAAACCAGCATCTAGTAATTTTTGAGTTTGGAATTCGTTTAATTGGTTATAGAAATCTGGTTCAATAAGGCCAGTGAAAATATGACTATAGATAATACTTATTAAAGCGCCAATAGCAACAACACCTACACCTATTTTTAAAGCTTGCCCCCAGGTTAAAAAAGAATTATTATCTTTTTTAAATTTTTTAATAGCTAAAATAGGAAGAGCAATAATACATGCAGCTAACACAATCATATTAATTATTCCTCCCACAGTATCGAAGGTCATACCCAAAGCATAAATTATAAGGTTGGTTAAAACTATAGCTCCTCCGTAAATTAACCCATAGTTTAAAATAATGTTTTTGCTGTTTGTTTGATTTTCCATTGTGTGAATTTAGTTAGTGATACAAATATATTCTTTTTTTAATGTTACGTTTATTTAATACTGGTAAAAGCAAAAAATAACAACAACAAACTATTAGTATTCAAAAACTTAGAAATGTTACAGTTTTTTTATTGAAATTTTGTTGTTTTTTACGAAAAAATGGTTGTAAATTTGCATCGGCAAGTCCTACACAACCAGCTCCCTTTGAATCCCCCAGGGCGGGAACGCAGCAAGGGTATTAGGTCGTAGCGGTGTGATGTAGGTAGCTTGCCTTTTTTTGTATTCAATAGTTTCGTTTATTCCTCTTCTTCGTTTTTTATTTTCTTATCACTTCTAGGGTGATGATCTTCTACTACTTTTTTAAGAAAACTAGTATCTAAATGCACATAAATCTCTGTAGTTGTAATACTTTCATGTCCTAATAATTGTTGAATAACACGTAAATCAGCTCCATTCTTAAGTAAATAGGTCGCAAAAGAATGCCTTAATGTATGCGGACCAATACTTTTTTGAAGATCGATTTTTTGGGCTAACTCTTTTAGAATTATAAAAATCATTTGTCTAGTTAAACGTTTTCCTCTTCTATTTAAGAAAACAGTGTCTTCATCTTCTTTTTTTGGAGTAATTTGAGACCTGATTTCATTAATATAAAAGCTAAGTCTATGAATTGTTGTAATGTGTATTGGAACAAAACGATATTTATTTCCTTTTCCTAGTATGCGTATATATCCTTCGTCGAAGAATAAATCGGATAATTGTAAATTAATCAACTCACTCACACGAAGACCACAACTATAAATAGTTTCAATAATAGTCTTGTTGCGTTCCCCTTGTGGATGACTTAAATCGATAGCAGCAATTAATTTATCTATATCTTCTTTTTCTAAAGTATCAGGTAATTTTTTAATAATGTTAGGGCTTTCTACTAAATCAGTTGGGTTGTCTTCTCGATAATCTTCAAATACCAGAAAATCAAAAAAGCTACGTAAACCTGAAATTAATCTAGCTTGACTACGAGCATTGATACTTTTACTAGTTTCATAGACGAATTGCTGAATAGTTTCTGCAGTTATATGAATTGGAGAAGGGGAGTTTTCTAGATTATCTAAAAATAAAAATAGCTTATTTACATCCCTTTGATAGCTGTCTATAGAGTTTTTTGAAAGCCCTCTTTCGATTTTTAAATAGTTAGTATAATCAGATATAGCTTGTTTCCAGTTCATTATAAAAAGAGGTGTTTTTTTTAGAAAAAGACATTGTTAAAAATAAAAATAAAATTATTTTTGCAGCACAAACTTAAAATTATAAATTTAAAAATTATGAAAAAATTATTAGTAGTAATTGCTATGGTAGCTGCTAGTTTTACAGCTAATGCACAAGAAGCTAATGGACAAACAGCAAAAGGGAAGTGGTTAGTAGAAGGTAACACAGGATTTGGAGCTGCTCATGAAGCTGCTACAGGATTCCAATTATCTAATAGAGATACACCATCTGGATCAACTACAACTTGGGGAATTGGAGCTGAAGCAGGTTATTTCATTATGGATGATTTAGCAATTAAATTAGGATTAGGGTACAATGATAGAGGTAATGACGATGCTTTTTCTTACAAAATCGGAGCAAAATATTACATTTCTAGTATGATTCCAGTACAAATTGATTACTCAGGAGCTTCTTATGATGCTTATGATGCGTCATATTTAGGATTCCAAGCAGGCTATGCTATTTTCTTAGGAGATATGGTAAGTATAGAGCCAGGTTTAAGATATAACTTAGGTTTAGGTGATACAGAAGATATTAACACATTCCAATTTAATGTAGGGTTTGCTTTACATTTCTAAGAAATATATCAATAAAGAGTAAAAAAGGGATGCACATGTGCATCCCTTTTTTATTTTAAGTATAAGTGTTTTGCTATTAATGATTTAGGTGTTAAAATATATTTGTAAGACTTTTTTTTAAAAAAAAGAGCAACTAGATTCTTAATTAAATGTATATTTGCCGGCTCAAAACAAAACTTATAAAACAAAAATTATGAAAAAATTTTTAGTAGTTGCTATGATGGCTTTCGGTTTAGCTGTTAATGCACAAGAAACAGAATTAAACGTTGGTGGAACTATCGGTTTACCTTCAGGAGATTTAAATAGTGATTTATATGATGTTTCTGGAGCAATTGAAGCTAATTATTTATTTAATGTAGCTGAAGGATTTAAAGTAGGACCATCTGTATCTTACTTACACATTAACGGAGACGGACCAGATTTAGGTTACTTACCTTTAGCTGCTGCTGCTCGTTATGATGTATCTGAGAAGTTTGTAGTTGGGGCTGACTTAGGTTATGGAATTGGAGTTTATCAAGATGGTCAAGAAAGTGGATTCTATTACAGACCAGTTGTAGGTTACAAAGTGACTGAAAAAATCACAATTCAAGCTGATTACAAAGGAATTAGTGTTGATGGTGCTAACGTTGCTACATTTGGTTTAGGAGGAGTTTATTCTTTCTCTTTATAGTAATAAACTTTACAATAAGAAAAAAGGAAGCAAATTTGCTTCCTTTTTTTATGCTTAAAAGTTAAAAAGAGTATTTTTACTTTAGAAAATATTAAGAATGAAAAAAGTAATCATAATTAATGGGCCTAATTTGAATTTATTAGGGAAGCGTGAACCAACTATTTATGGATCAAGCACTTTTGAGGACTATTTGAAAGAATTAAAAAATAAATATGTAGATATTCAGTTAGAATATTTTCAGTCGAATATTGAAGGAGAAATAATAGATAAACTGCATGAAGTTGGTTTTGATTATAATGGTATTATTCTAAATGCAGCAGCGTACACCCATACTTCTGTTGGTATTGGCGACGCTGTAAAAGGTATTGAAACACCTGTAGTTGAAGTACATATATCTAATATACATGCCAGAGAAGAGTTTCGTCATGTAAGTTATATAGCTCCGAATGCAAAAGGAGTTATTTTTGGTTTTGGCTTGAAAGGGTATGAATTAGCACTTCAAAGTTTGTTGTAAATACCAATAACGTATTCCTAACAATACAAATAAAGGAATCGTAGGGTAAGTATATAACTGTACTTTAGTTAACCATACAATTGGTATAATTATTAAAAAAAATAATAGAACTAGACAGTATTTGTAAATCCAAAGAGGCGGCTCATTTTTTAACAAGAAAAAAGCTATGATAAGATTTGGAGCAAACGCCCATAAAAAGTTAAAGTTATTTGGAGCTGTGGAGTGATTGGTAAAGAACCATAAGAACACAATTAACAATCCTAAAGTTCCTGTGGTGAAAAATAAAACAAAATCAAGCCATTTACTTCTTTTAGAGTTTTTAATGTCTTTATAAGTAATAAATAATCCCAGTAGAGAGAATAATAAAATAATTAAAAACGGACTAAGAGCATCACTTTTTGATTCTTTCTCTTTAAAATCGAGCAAAATATTAGTTTTTTGTACTAAGTTTTCTTCTTTTTCACCTTTAATTACCCTAGATGCTTTTAAAGCTTCAAAAACATAATCGGGCAGATATAAATATTCTAAAGGTGTTGCAATTTTATCTAATTTACTTCCCAATGCAATATTAATTCCTAAACTACCCCAAGTGTTCGGATTGATTTCTTTGTTCATTAATTGTCTTAGAGATTGTTTTTTAGTAACAAAATCATCCTTAAAAACTAAATTATCATTTGTGATTTTTTGAATTATATCACGAGGTCTAGTAGCGCAGTTATCAAAAAAAGGGTCGTAAAAATAGCTTGCATTTTCAGGCAGAGAATTTGTTTCTAAAAACTGAAAGAACTCATTTCTTTGTTGCTGTGTTAAATTTAAAATTTGCTCTTTAACCCAACGTTTGTCTTGTTGAGCACTTTTTAAAGATAAATGAAAAGGATAACGAGCTAATTTATATTTCATATATCCTTTAGTAAAGTTTACATAAAAGTTAGGGTCGTCAAAATCAAAAATACCATAGTTGTAGAGTAAATCTAACTGTAAAACGGGATCTTTCACACGGATAGCTGTGTGTCCAAATTTCTCATATAAAGCTTCTCCAGGACCAGAAGTAATGATACTGATTTGAGAAAACTTAGATAAACCTAAAGTATTAACTCTTTGAGAAAAACCTAGGTTAATAACTACTAAACAAAGTAAAAGAAATACATGTTTTTTTATCATCATAAGGACCTGAGAGGGTTATTATTGGTGTTTATACAAATATCATAAATCTGATTAATATAACTGAGGATTTTTTAGGTTATTGTTTAAGGTTTAATTCCAAGAGTTTCATGAATAAACTTTGAAATCCGTTGTTCTAACCACCTGTTTTCTGTATTAGAAAAAGAAGATATAAAGCCAACATGTCCACCATAATTTGGTGTGGATAAGTAAAAGTTTTTCATGTTTTTAGCTTCTTTTATTGGGTAACACTCTTTTGATAAAAAACTATCATCTAAAGCATTTATGAGTAATGTAGGTACTTTTATTTCAGGAATGAAAGGTTTTGCACTTGCTTTTTCCCAATAATCCTCTGAACTTTTAAATCCAAAAACAGGAACTGTATATTGTTTTTCTAAATGTCTGAATTTACTTGCTTTGAATAAAAGTTCTTTGTCGAGCTGAAAATCAGGAAACTTTTCGGCTTTTTGTAACAGTTTCAACTTCATGGTACGTAAAAACTCATTTAGGTAAATTTTGTTTTTTAGTTTGTTTAATTCGGCTTGAGATGATGTTAAATCCACAGGGACAGATACAGCTATTCCTCCTTTTATTTCGGAAGGAATATTGTTATACTCTCCTAAAAACTTCAGTGTTAGGTTACCTCCTAAGCTAAAACCAATAATTATAATATTTTCGTAATTATAATTGCTGTTTAAATGTTTAATAATAAACTCAACATCATCAGTTTTTCCACTATGGTAAGTTTCTAAAAGTAAATTATCTTCTCCGCTGCAACCTCTTAAGTTCATGCAAACTGTATCGAAACCAATATTGTTTAAATGATTAGATGTTCTGATCATATAGTTTGATTGAGAACTTCCTTCTAGTCCGTGAATTAATAACACAAGTGATTTAGATTCTACTATGGAAAAATCTAAATCAATAAAATCAGCATCCCAGGTTGTGACTCTTTTTCGGTTATATTCAATAGTGTCTTTCATGAATAAAGGTCGGTAAACAGTGTTGAAATGAGCACTTTTAAAAGGTAAACTAGGAGAAAATGTATCTGAAATGATTGGCATAATACTATTTTATAGCTTTTTAAACAAAGATGACAAAAAATAGCTAAAATGTAAAAACCATTGAATGATTTCTTATTTTAGCTGTAAATTATGAATACTATGAATATT
Encoded proteins:
- a CDS encoding YheT family hydrolase gives rise to the protein MPIISDTFSPSLPFKSAHFNTVYRPLFMKDTIEYNRKRVTTWDADFIDLDFSIVESKSLVLLIHGLEGSSQSNYMIRTSNHLNNIGFDTVCMNLRGCSGEDNLLLETYHSGKTDDVEFIIKHLNSNYNYENIIIIGFSLGGNLTLKFLGEYNNIPSEIKGGIAVSVPVDLTSSQAELNKLKNKIYLNEFLRTMKLKLLQKAEKFPDFQLDKELLFKASKFRHLEKQYTVPVFGFKSSEDYWEKASAKPFIPEIKVPTLLINALDDSFLSKECYPIKEAKNMKNFYLSTPNYGGHVGFISSFSNTENRWLEQRISKFIHETLGIKP
- the aroQ gene encoding type II 3-dehydroquinate dehydratase encodes the protein MKKVIIINGPNLNLLGKREPTIYGSSTFEDYLKELKNKYVDIQLEYFQSNIEGEIIDKLHEVGFDYNGIILNAAAYTHTSVGIGDAVKGIETPVVEVHISNIHAREEFRHVSYIAPNAKGVIFGFGLKGYELALQSLL
- a CDS encoding phospho-sugar mutase gives rise to the protein MKEILNNAKQWLSDTFDSETQQEIQQLISSSAEDLADRFYKNLEFGTGGMRGVVGAGTNRINKYTLGKATQGLSNYLHKTYPNKALKVAIGYDCRHDSEWLAKVVADVLSANNIQVFLFEDMRPTPELSFAVNYLGCDAGIVLTASHNPPEYNGYKVYWNDGGQIVPPQDTEIINEVNSLAFSEINFNTKEELITSIGSEIDEAFWKASLANGTFDIKGREDLKIVFTSLHGTSIKLIPEVLKRAGYTQVHIVEEQAIPDGDFSTVESPNPEEPAALKMAVDLANKIDADIVLGTDPDSDRIGIAVRDIDGNMTLLNGNQTMSMMTDFLINDWKKQGKLNGKQFVGSTIVSTNLVNEIADSYGVETKVGLTGFKWIAKMIKDHPDLNFIGGGEESFGYMVGDFVRDKDAVTSALLACEIAANAKANNSSFYKELLNLYTRHHLYKEHLISLVKKGMDGAQQIKQMMIDLRNNPLTEIDGTKVEYLYDYQSSIRKNLLTGEETVIDIPKSNVLIYQTQDGTKIAARPSGTEPKIKFYFSVNSKLNDISNAKAVEEELDTKIQRIIKKLNL
- a CDS encoding outer membrane beta-barrel protein, with protein sequence MKKFLVVAMMAFGLAVNAQETELNVGGTIGLPSGDLNSDLYDVSGAIEANYLFNVAEGFKVGPSVSYLHINGDGPDLGYLPLAAAARYDVSEKFVVGADLGYGIGVYQDGQESGFYYRPVVGYKVTEKITIQADYKGISVDGANVATFGLGGVYSFSL
- a CDS encoding DUF4199 domain-containing protein; the protein is MENQTNSKNIILNYGLIYGGAIVLTNLIIYALGMTFDTVGGIINMIVLAACIIALPILAIKKFKKDNNSFLTWGQALKIGVGVVAIGALISIIYSHIFTGLIEPDFYNQLNEFQTQKLLDAGLTDEQVDTQLAMQSKFQGTLIGDALGFLFYIFLGFVVSAIGGAIMKKTEEDQY
- a CDS encoding glycosyltransferase family 2 protein, with the protein product MDISVVIPLLNEEESLPELYDWIAKVMQSNQFLYELIFIDDGSTDNSWKIIHELSQQHQEVKGLQFQKNYGKSQALDAGFSLVQGRVVITMDADLQDSPDEIPELYRLITEDNFDLISGWKRKRYDNVVTKNIPSKLFNWAARKTSGLKLHDFNCGLKAYKNEVVKAVKVSGEMHRYIPVLAKNEGFNRIDEKIVQHQARKYGETKFGMDRFVNGFLDLITISFLSKFGKRPMHFFGLWGTLMFIFGFLSAFYIGAMKIYHLSTGTKTILVTSNPWFYIALTSMVLGTLLFLAGFLGELIIKSNPQQKHYTIKEKLNF
- a CDS encoding lipoprotein N-acyltransferase Lnb domain-containing protein; the encoded protein is MMIKKHVFLLLCLVVINLGFSQRVNTLGLSKFSQISIITSGPGEALYEKFGHTAIRVKDPVLQLDLLYNYGIFDFDDPNFYVNFTKGYMKYKLARYPFHLSLKSAQQDKRWVKEQILNLTQQQRNEFFQFLETNSLPENASYFYDPFFDNCATRPRDIIQKITNDNLVFKDDFVTKKQSLRQLMNKEINPNTWGSLGINIALGSKLDKIATPLEYLYLPDYVFEALKASRVIKGEKEENLVQKTNILLDFKEKESKSDALSPFLIILLFSLLGLFITYKDIKNSKRSKWLDFVLFFTTGTLGLLIVFLWFFTNHSTAPNNFNFLWAFAPNLIIAFFLLKNEPPLWIYKYCLVLLFFLIIIPIVWLTKVQLYTYPTIPLFVLLGIRYWYLQQTLKC
- the xerA gene encoding site-specific tyrosine recombinase/integron integrase: MNWKQAISDYTNYLKIERGLSKNSIDSYQRDVNKLFLFLDNLENSPSPIHITAETIQQFVYETSKSINARSQARLISGLRSFFDFLVFEDYREDNPTDLVESPNIIKKLPDTLEKEDIDKLIAAIDLSHPQGERNKTIIETIYSCGLRVSELINLQLSDLFFDEGYIRILGKGNKYRFVPIHITTIHRLSFYINEIRSQITPKKEDEDTVFLNRRGKRLTRQMIFIILKELAQKIDLQKSIGPHTLRHSFATYLLKNGADLRVIQQLLGHESITTTEIYVHLDTSFLKKVVEDHHPRSDKKIKNEEEE